In a single window of the Olivibacter sp. SDN3 genome:
- a CDS encoding NAD(P)-dependent alcohol dehydrogenase, giving the protein MIQAKGYAAENSTSGLAPFSFERQEPHEHEVLIDILYCGICHADIHQSKNEYGGTQYPFVPGHEIIGRVIDTGEQVTKYKTGDLVGVGYFILSCGHCPNCTNHEEQFCDNGITPTQNGKLPDGSTTKGGYSSCIVVHENYVLKVSDSLGTAGAAPLLCAGITTYSALRHNEIGTGHQVAVLGLGGLGHMAVKFAVSFGAEVTVLSSSPTKRESAIALGAHHFINTANEAELKAVSGSFDFIMDTVSAPHDYNRYLRLLKKDGTMILLGVPPENPQLAVGLLTSRRRKITGSFIGGIEDTQQMLDYCAEHDITADVEVIPPSYINTAYERILESDVTYRFVIDMKKDQQQ; this is encoded by the coding sequence ATGATACAAGCAAAAGGATACGCAGCAGAAAACAGCACGTCGGGATTAGCCCCTTTCTCATTCGAGCGACAAGAACCCCACGAGCATGAAGTATTAATTGATATTTTATATTGTGGCATCTGTCACGCCGATATTCATCAATCCAAAAATGAGTATGGAGGTACACAATATCCATTCGTTCCCGGACACGAAATCATCGGTCGGGTAATAGATACAGGTGAACAGGTTACGAAATACAAAACAGGTGATCTGGTGGGTGTCGGATACTTTATACTTTCATGTGGTCATTGTCCTAATTGCACAAACCATGAAGAACAATTTTGTGATAACGGTATAACACCCACCCAGAACGGCAAACTCCCCGATGGGAGTACAACCAAAGGTGGTTATTCAAGTTGCATCGTGGTTCATGAAAACTATGTGCTCAAAGTTTCCGACAGCCTGGGAACAGCCGGAGCAGCACCGCTACTCTGTGCAGGCATCACCACATATTCTGCTTTAAGGCACAATGAGATCGGTACAGGGCATCAAGTCGCCGTTCTCGGTCTGGGTGGATTGGGGCACATGGCGGTCAAATTCGCCGTTTCCTTTGGTGCGGAGGTGACCGTATTAAGTTCTTCCCCGACAAAGAGAGAAAGCGCAATAGCATTAGGAGCGCATCACTTCATCAATACAGCGAATGAAGCGGAATTGAAAGCCGTATCGGGAAGTTTTGATTTTATCATGGATACCGTATCTGCCCCACACGATTACAACAGGTATTTACGCCTCCTTAAAAAAGACGGTACAATGATACTTTTAGGCGTTCCGCCCGAAAATCCGCAACTGGCGGTCGGGCTATTGACATCACGTCGTAGAAAGATTACAGGCTCATTTATAGGAGGCATTGAAGACACCCAGCAAATGTTGGATTATTGCGCCGAACACGATATTACCGCAGATGTGGAAGTCATACCACCCAGCTATATCAATACCGCATACGAGCGGATACTTGAAAGCGATGTAACCTATCGCTTTGTCATCGACATGAAAAAAGATCAACAACAATAA
- a CDS encoding SDR family NAD(P)-dependent oxidoreductase: MEQALIIGGSTGMGKATAALLLEKGIEVALVARKGANLYEAVNELGKKGTVTAYELDLSNMDEVHTFSKKIASDLPNLKYLVNAAGYFNPKSFLDHTEEDYDIYHNFNKAFFFITQATAKVMASNGGGSIVNIGSMWAKQAIKATPSSAYSMAKAGLHSLTQHLAMELADSNIRVNAVSPAVVVTPIYGAFMEKDKIEENLQGFNSFHPIGRVGTAGDIASTIAFLLSDESSWVTGAVWDIDGGVMSGRN, translated from the coding sequence ATGGAACAAGCATTAATTATCGGTGGTTCTACCGGAATGGGAAAAGCCACCGCAGCACTATTACTTGAAAAAGGTATCGAAGTGGCTTTGGTGGCCAGAAAAGGAGCAAATCTCTACGAGGCAGTAAACGAGTTGGGCAAAAAAGGGACAGTAACCGCCTATGAGCTTGACTTGTCAAACATGGATGAAGTACACACATTCAGCAAGAAAATTGCCAGCGACCTTCCCAATCTAAAATACTTGGTCAATGCCGCAGGATATTTTAACCCCAAGTCTTTCTTGGACCATACCGAAGAAGATTACGATATATACCACAACTTCAACAAAGCCTTTTTCTTTATCACACAGGCAACGGCAAAAGTAATGGCTTCCAACGGTGGCGGTTCAATCGTGAATATCGGCTCAATGTGGGCAAAACAGGCGATCAAGGCTACTCCTTCATCGGCTTATTCAATGGCTAAAGCCGGTCTGCACAGTCTTACGCAACATTTGGCAATGGAGTTGGCCGATAGCAATATCCGTGTAAATGCCGTATCGCCTGCCGTCGTGGTAACACCGATCTATGGAGCATTTATGGAGAAAGATAAAATCGAGGAAAACTTGCAAGGCTTCAATTCTTTCCATCCAATTGGCAGAGTGGGAACAGCCGGGGATATTGCCTCGACCATCGCTTTCCTATTATCGGACGAATCCAGTTGGGTAACAGGAGCCGTTTGGGATATAGACGGCGGTGTGATGTCCGGCAGAAATTAA